Proteins encoded in a region of the Anguilla anguilla isolate fAngAng1 chromosome 10, fAngAng1.pri, whole genome shotgun sequence genome:
- the ranbp1 gene encoding ran-specific GTPase-activating protein, translating into MADTKETQEEHEPSTDNTEETNHDPHFEPIVSLPEQDVKTLEEDEEELFKMRAKLYRFASENDPPEWKERGTGDVKLLRHKEKGTIRLLMRRDRTLKICANHNILPVMELRPNAGSDRAWVWNTHADFADEHPKPELLAIRFLNAENAQKFKAKFEECKEVVRKSLDGSGNKDSANKVAEKLEELSVKDDTTKPLEEKEAESKKEAESEKKGEKTEEAK; encoded by the exons ATGGCTGATACAAAG GAAACGCAAGAGGAGCACGAGCCCTCAACAGATAACACCGAAGAGACCAATCACGACCCTCACTTCGAGCCCATCGTGTCCCTCCCCGAGCAGGACGTTAAGACGctagaggaggatgaggaggagctCTTCAAAAT GCGGGCGAAGCTCTACCGGTTCGCGTCGGAGAACGACCCCCCGGAGTGGAAGGAGAGGGGAACGGGAGACGTCAAACTCCTGCGGCACAAGGAGAAGGGCACGATTCGCCTGCTGATGAGGAGAGACCGCACCCTCAAGATCTGTGCCAATCACAACA TTCTTCCCGTGATGGAGCTGAGGCCGAACGCGGGTAGCGACCGGGCCTGGGTGTGGAACACACACGCCGACTTTGCTGACGAGCACCCCAAGCCAGAGCTGCTGGCCATCCGCTTCCTCAATGCAGAGA ATGCACAGAAGTTCAAGGCAAAGTTTGAGGAATGTAAAGAAGTCGTCAGAAAATCTTTAGACGGTTCGG GCAACAAGGACAGCGCAAACAAAGTGGCtgagaagctggaggagctctCTGTAAAGGATGACACCACCAAGCCATTGGAGGAGAAAGAGGCGGAGTCTAAGAAAGAGGCGGAGTCTGAGAAGAAAGGGGAGAAGACCGAAGAGGCGAAATAA
- the dgcr8 gene encoding microprocessor complex subunit DGCR8: protein MEGSELLPPLPLEPPDGGCSESLNCAAPPPPPLQTSSEAEEMDVSSGGDGPTHTPAGDREGSAERFELHGRGPEEAETSALSPRTARHAPPLTKFLPDLKLLKDVKISVSFSESCRSKDRKVLYTGVGQDGAGGRAEEGVNGELYEDPAPGSSDDQAGVGVGNGGGGAGGDAVVRCAGRKGEEAETDLENKVEFAVLDELEDFTENFLETEDGDQVGFRSQVIVQQEQADEEVLNYSYEEDFDNDVDALLEEGMPVPKKMRLAEDKYGGDSDHPSDGETGVQPMMTKIKTVLKSRGRPPTEPLPDGWIMTFHNSGIPVYLHRETRVVTWSRPYFLGTGSIRKHDPPTSSIPCLHYKKMKDQEEREQNGEVTPKASPAKAAEGMEVNEGEAEPDSTAPEELTGAPPGEVGEAGEVGGPGDEPGAAAATVVVAAAAESQSFETAQGALGQVKAKVEVCKDESVEIEEFRGYLEKCFDFEQVTVKKFRTWAERRQFNREMKRKQAESERPILPANQKLITLSVQDAPTKKEFVINPNGKSEVCILHEYMQRVLKVRPVYNFFECENPSEPFGASVIIDGVTYGTGTASSKKLAKNKAARATLEILIPDFVKQTSEEKPMEGDELEYFNHISIEDSRVYELTNKAGLLSPYQILHECLKRNHGMGDTSIKFEVIPGKNQKSEYVMTCGKHTVRGWCKNKRVGKQLASQKILQMLHPHVKNWGSLLRMYGRESNKMVKKENSDKSVIELQQYAKKNKPNLHILNKLQEEMRKLAKEREETRKKPKMTIMESAQPGSEPLCTVDV from the exons ATGGAAGGTAGCGAGCTTTTACCTCCCCTGCCGTTGGAACCGCCCGATGGCGGGTGTTCGGAGAGCCTTAATTGCGCAGCgcctccaccacctcccctgCAAACGTCCAGTGAGGCAGAAGAAATGGACGTTAGCTCTGGTGGTGAtggacccacacacaccccagcaggGGACAGGGAGGGCTCGGCAGAGAGGTTTGAGCTTCACGGCAGGGGGCCCGAGGAGGCCGAGACTAGCGCCCTGTCCCCCAGAACCGCCCGGCACGCGCCCCCGCTCACCAAGTTCCTGCCCGACCTGAAGCTGCTGAAGGACGTTAAGATCAGCGTCAGCTTCTCGGAGAGCTGCAGGAGCAAGGACAGGAAGGTGCTGTACACGGGGGTGGGCCAGGACGGGGCGGGCGGCAGGGCGGAGGAGGGCGTGAACGGTGAGTTGTACGAAGACCCCGCGCCGGGGTCGTCCGATGACCAGGCAGGCGTAGGCGTGGGTAACGGCGGTGGCGGCGCCGGCGGCGACGCCGTGGTCAGGTGtgcagggagaaagggagaggaggcggAGACCGACCTGGAGAACAAGGTGGAGTTTGCGGTTCTGGATGAGCTGGAGGATTTCACAGAGAATTTTCTGGAGACTGAAGACGGAGACCAGGTTGGGTTCAGGTCTCAGGTGATAGTGCAGCAAGAGCAAGCGGACGAGGAGGTCCTAAATTACTCCTACGAG GAGGACTTTGACAACGACGTGGACGCGCTGCTGGAGGAGGGCATGCCGGTGCCCAAGAAGATGCGCCTGGCCGAGGACAAGTACGGCGGGGACAGCGATCACCCGTCCGACGGGGAGACCGGCGTCCAGCCCATGATGACCAAAATTAAAACCGTGCTTAAGA GTCGCGGACGCCCGCCTACCGAGCCGCTGCCCGACGGATGGATCATGACATTCCACAATTCCGGCATTCCAGTTTACCTTCACAGGGAAACCAGAGTAGTCACCTGGTCCAGGCCGTACTTCCTGGGAACAGGGAGCATCAgg AAACACGATCCCCCGACCAGCAGCATTCCCTGCCTGCACTACAAGAAAATGAAGGATCAAGAAGAGAGGGAACAAAACGGAGAGGTGACCCCCAAGGCCTCCCCCGCCAAGGCGGCCGAGGGGATGGAGGTGAACGAGGGGGAGGCCGAGCCCGACTCCACGGCCCCGGAGGAGCTGACCGGCGCCCCcccgggggaggtgggggaggcgggggaagTCGGAGGTCCCGGGGACGAGCCGGGGGCGGCCGCGGCGAcggtggtggtggcggcggcggcagagTCTCAGTCCTTCGAGACAGCCCAGGGAGCTCTGGGACAGGTCAAGGCCAAGGTGGAGGTGTGCAAGGACGAGTCTGTGG AAATCGAGGAGTTCCGCGGCTACCTGGAGAAGTGCTTCGACTTTGAGCAGGTGACGGTGAAGAAGTTCCGCACGTGGGCGGAGCGTCGGCAGTTCAACAGGGAGATGAAGAGGAAGCAGGCGGAGTCAGAGAGGCCCATCTTACCCGCCAATCAGAAGCTCATCACACTCTCCGTTCAGGATGCACCGACAAAGAAAG aGTTTGTCATCAATCCAAACGGGAAATCGGAAGTGTGTATACTTCACGAATATATGCAACGTGTTCTTAAGGTCCGACCGGTTTATAACTTTTTTGAATGTG AAAACCCGAGCGAACCCTTTGGAGCTTCAGTCATTATCGATGGAGTCACGTATGGAACTGGAACCGCAAGCAGTAAAAAACTTGCCAAGAATAAAGCTG CTCGAGCAACACTGGAGATCCTTATACCCGACTTTGTGAAGCAGACGTCCGAGGAGAAGCCGATGGAAGGCGATGAGCTGGAG TATTTTAATCATATCAGTATTGAAGATTCGAGGGTTTACGAGCTGACCAACAAGGCTGGTCTGCTGTCCCCCTATCAGATTCTTCATGAGTGCCTTAAGAG AAACCACGGAATGGGTGACACCAGCATCAAGTTTGAGGTGATCCCCGGGAAGAACCAGAAGAGCGAGTACGTGATGACCTGTGGGAAGCACACGGTGCGGGGGTGGT GTAAGAATAAGCGTGTGGGGAAGCAGCTGGCCTCTCAGAAGATCCTGCAGATGCTGCACCCCCATGTGAAGAACTGGGGGTCACTGCTGCGCATGTACGGCAGAGAGAGCAATAAGATGGTGAAAAAG GAAAATTCAGATAAAAGTGTGATCGAACTTCAGCAGTATGCCAAAAAGAACAAGCCAAATCTTCACATCCTGAACAAACTGCAAGAGGAGATGAGGAAGCTGGCGAAAGAGAGG GAAGAAACCAGGAAGAAgccaaaaatgacaataatggaATCTGCTCAGCCTGGCAGCGAGCCCCTCTGTACTGTTGACGTTTAG
- the trmt2a gene encoding tRNA (uracil-5-)-methyltransferase homolog A, giving the protein MAEVEDGAVAAAVSLGEMDSGLEKVTEEGSTENVDEVAMDREAEAGSDPSVYRYVKGDLFTSEIFKVEIQNLPKFLGFNDLKRFLSKHGLNPHKIKLFGRQTFAFVTFKSAEERDKAMKAVHGMQWKGRVLSVRLAKPKADPILRKRKQEEAEGASSPAPKRSAESRDPEAKAKEEENEEPLSKQIADVVTPLWEVPYEEQLKRKEQEVEAVLQRLAREIGNNNRAMLPWLFVQKEKHNKMCCPLEPIRPSPVQTEYRNKCEFLVGIGANGEDKTVGFRLGKYKGGSCAVVGPSETIHVPAEAKKVVQAFQDYIRTTPYSVYSPETYEGHWKQLTVRTSRTGQIMVMVFFNPQKLEDEELGRLKSSLKQYFTEGGGKESGVTSLYFVREGQRTSPNVEDLPCELVAGESCIHEELLGLKFRISPHSFFQVNTSATEVLYSAVGEWAQLDRDSTVLDVCCGTGTIGISLGKRVKKVIGIELCQEAVEDAKVNAQINGLTNVEFHCGKAEDVFPTVLNAVVSQNLTAIVDPPRAGLHSKVILAIRRAEHLKRLVYVACNPKAAMNNFIDLCRAPSNRVRGAPFRPVKAMAVDLFPQTPHCEMLLLFERVDYSSQSDAAKQEEAAPAT; this is encoded by the exons ATGGCAGAAGTTGAAGACGGAGCAGTGGCGGCTGCCGTCTCGCTGGGCGAAATGGATTCTGGGCTGGAGAAAGTGACGGAGGAAGGATCGACCGAGAACGTGGACGAGGTGGCGATGGACAGAGAGGCCGAGGCGGGCTCCGACCCCAGCGTGTATCGCTACGTCAAGGGGGACCTGTTCACCTCCGAAATCTTCAAGGTCGAGATCCAGAACCTGCCCAAGTTCCTCGGCTTCAACGACCTGAAGAGGTTCCTGAGCAAGCACGGCCTCAACCCGCACAAGATCAAGCTCTTCGGCAGGCAGACCTTCGCCTTCGTCACCTTCAAGAGCGCGGAGGAGCGCGACAAGGCCATGAAGGCCGTCCACGGGATGCAGTGGAAGGGCCGCGTGCTGAGCGTGCGCCTGGCCAAGCCCAAGGCCGACCCCATCCTGAGGAAGCGGAAGCAGGAGGAGGCCGAGGGTGCCTCCTCGCCAGCCCCCAAGCGCTCCGCGGAGTCCCGGGACCCGGAGGCGAaggcgaaggaggaggagaacgagGAGCCCCTCAGCAAGCAGATAGCGGACGTCGTGACGCCCCTGTGGGAGGTGCCCTACGAGGAGCAACTGAAGAGGAAGGAGCAGGAGGTGGAGGCAGTCCTGCAGAGGCTTGCCCG ggAAATCGGAAACAACAACAGGGCTATGCTACCCTGGCTGTTCGTGCAGAAGGAGAAGcataataaaatgtgctgtCCGCTGGAACCCATCCGTCCGTCTCCCGTCCAG ACCGAGTACAGGAATAAGTGTGAGTTCCTCGTTGGGATCGGGGCAAACGGTGAGGACAAGACGGTGGGATTCCGGCTGGGGAAGTACAAAGGGGGCTCCTGTGCTGTGGTCGGCCCCTCCGAAACCATCCACGTTCCTGCAGAGGCCAAGAAGGTGGTCCAAGCCTTCCAGGACTACATCAG GACGACCCCGTACTCGGTTTACAGCCCGGAGACGTACGAGGGCCACTGGAAGCAGCTGACCGTACGGACCAGTCGGACCGGTCAGATCATGGTCATGGTTTTCTTCAATCCGCAG AAACTTGAAGATGAGGAACTGGGCAGGCTGAAGAGCTCTCTGAAGCAGTATTTCaccgagggaggggggaaggagagcggGGTGACGTCTCTGTACTTTGTCCGGGAAGGGCAAAG GACGTCTCCCAACGTGGAGGACCTGCCCTGTGAGCTTGTGGCTGGAGAGTCCTGCATTCACGAGGAGTTGCTGGGCCTGAAGTTCAGGATATCTCCACACTCCTTCTTCCAG GTGAACACGAGCGCTACGGAGGTGCTGTACTCGGCCGTAGGGGAGTGGGCCCAGCTGGACCGGGACAGCACGGTTCTGGACGTGTGCTGTGGAACAGGAACCATCGGCATCTCTCTGGGCAAG aggGTAAAGAAAGTGATTGGGATCGAGCTGTGTCAGGAGGCAGTGGAGGATGCCAAAGTTAACGCTCAGATCAACG GTCTGACGAACGTGGAGTTCCACTGCGGAAAGGCAGAAGACGTGTTCCCGACTGTGCTCAATGCCGTCGTTTCCCAGAATCTCACCGCCATTGTGGATCCTCCCCGAGCAGGACTgc ATTCCAAGGTCATCTTGGCAATCCGAAGAGCAGAACATTTAAAGAGGCTGGTTTATGTGGCTTGCAATCCAAAAGCTGCCATGAACAACTTCATAGA TCTCTGCAGAGCCCCCTCCAATCGTGTTCGAGGTGCTCCATTTCGGCCAGTCAAAGCCATGGCGGTGGACCTCTTTCCACAAACCCCGCACTGCGAGATGCTCCTGCTGTTTGAGAGAGTGGACTACAGCTCCCAGAGTGACGCAGCCAAACAGGAAGAGGCGGCCCCTGCAACTTAA